The region TCCAGCCGTCCCTCCATCTCGATGAGGACCCCGACATCCTGCAAGAGGGTCGGTGCGAGGTCCCGCATCGGCACATACTGGCCGGATCCGGTGCGATCCTCCCTCCGCATCCCCTGCTCGCTCCCCAGCGCGAGCAGGCGGCGCGGCATGGCCCGCATGAAGGCCGGGCCCATCTGGGCGCCCTTGAGGGCGGTGACCAGGGCGTCGGCCGTCCTGCCCACGGCGAGTTCGCGCTCGAACCTGGCCAGCCAGGCGGTGGGAGCGGTGAACGCGCCAGGCTCGTAGACGGCGAGCTTGTCGACGGCGTCGGGCAGCGTCAGCGCGGCCTGCAGCGCGATGGTGCCGCCGACGCTGAGGCCGAACAGGTAGCGGGCGCCGGTCTTCGTGATGACCGCCTCCAGGTCCGCCACGTCCTGCTGGATGCCGTGGCCGGGACGGTAGGGTCCGCTCATGCCACGCCCGCGGCGGTCGGGCAGGTAGACGGTGTACGTGTCGGCCAGTGCCTGGGCCTGCTGGATGTGGTTGTAGGCCGATCCCATGCCGCCGTGGGAGATGACCAGGCCGGGACCGCGGCCCACCTGGTAGTAGCCGATGGTGGTGCCGTCGGCGGAGGTCACGGTCAACTCGTTGATCTTGTTGCTCAAGGGGTTCTCCTTGGGGACGGGAGACCCGCGTATCCTCGGCGCGCCCCCTCGACGGCGATCACGGCTGTGCTGCCGTAGATGTCGGCGCCCCGTACGACGCCTGTGGCCTGGCGTCCGTCACTGCCTGCCGCCTCGGCGACGATCGTGAAGCCGGCGGTCGGCCGCCGGTCGGGTGACGTCCCCTCCGGCCTGGCCGCCCGCCGCGCGATTCACGACCGCCTCGACGGCGCCCGCCCTACACCGTCCTCATAGCCCACCTGCCAGGCGTTTCGACGGAACGCCCTGGCGTAGCTCAGATGACTTCTCGATGCCGTAAATTACACTTCAAAAAGAAGAAGTAGTAACTTTCAACAGAGGGACTCTCATGACCGTTTTCGTGCTCGTGCATGGTGCCTGGCATGGCCCGTGGGCCTGGGACCGGGTCACTCCGCTGCTGCATCAGGCCGGCGCGCACACCGTCACGCCCGCCCTCACTCTCGACGGCGACACGGGACTGCACCGGCACGCCGACGAGGTCGCCGCGGTTCTCGACGCCCTGGCCGACCGGCCAGCGGATGACGTGGTCCTGGTCGGGCACAGTTACGCCGGCCTGGTGGTCCGGCAGGCCGCCGACCTCCGGCCGCACCTGGTCAGCCAGGTCGTCCTGGTGGACGGATGGGCGGGTGGCGACGGATCCAGCCTGTTCGACCTGGCGCCCGATTCCTTCGTGACGGCGATTCGTACCGCCGCCGAGGCCCGCGGAGGCGGTACGACGGTGCCGGCTCCTCCCCCGGCCGCGTACGGCATCACCGACCCGGCGGATGCCGCCTGGCTCGCCGACCGGCTGACGCCCCAGCCGTTGCGGACCTTCACGGAGCCGACCCGTTTGACGGGGGCGGTGGACAAGGTCCCCGGGACGGGCATCTACTGCCGGCCCGTGACGTACCCCTTCGACCGGTTCGCGGCCGAGCTGGGCTACCGGTCGATCCCTCTGGACGGACCCCACAACGTGATGCTCAGCGACCCCGAGGCGCTCGCCCGGCTTCTCCTTCAGGTCGCCGACCACCGTGACCACGGAAACGAGAATTGAGGTGGAACGGAGCTACAACCAGTATTGCGCGACCGCGCGCACCCTCGACATCGTCGGCGAGCGCTGGACGCTGCTGCTGATCCGCGAGCTGCTCACCGGCCCCAAACGCTTCGGCGACCTGCAGCACAACCTGCGTGGCCTGGGGACCGGCCTGTTGGCATCCAGGATGAAGAGCCTGGAACGCCACGGACTGGTGCAGAAGGTCACGCTTCCCCCGCCGGCACGCACGCCCGCCTACGCTCTGACGCAGGCCGGCGAGGAGCTCGGCCCGGTGGTGCTGGACCTGGCCCGCTGGGGCCTGAAGTGGGCGATGGAGGATCCCCGCGACGAGGAGTCCTTCCATCCCGGCTGGGCCGTGCTCGGCCTGCAAGCCTGTTTCCAGGCCGAAGCCGCCGCCGGGCTACGCGCGATCTACGAGTTCCGCGTGGGGGGCGAGACCTTCCACGCCCGCGTGCATGACGGCACCCTGGAGACGGTCCACGGGCCGGCTCAGTACCCCGATGCGACCATCACGACCGACGATCAGACCTTCCGCGA is a window of Nonomuraea helvata DNA encoding:
- a CDS encoding alpha/beta hydrolase — protein: MSNKINELTVTSADGTTIGYYQVGRGPGLVISHGGMGSAYNHIQQAQALADTYTVYLPDRRGRGMSGPYRPGHGIQQDVADLEAVITKTGARYLFGLSVGGTIALQAALTLPDAVDKLAVYEPGAFTAPTAWLARFERELAVGRTADALVTALKGAQMGPAFMRAMPRRLLALGSEQGMRREDRTGSGQYVPMRDLAPTLLQDVGVLIEMEGRLEDFRAMHAEVLLLGGSRSVPYQKASLTALEHVLPRVRRVELAGLDHGAPWNADRGGRPERVVQELRRFFTP
- a CDS encoding alpha/beta hydrolase translates to MTVFVLVHGAWHGPWAWDRVTPLLHQAGAHTVTPALTLDGDTGLHRHADEVAAVLDALADRPADDVVLVGHSYAGLVVRQAADLRPHLVSQVVLVDGWAGGDGSSLFDLAPDSFVTAIRTAAEARGGGTTVPAPPPAAYGITDPADAAWLADRLTPQPLRTFTEPTRLTGAVDKVPGTGIYCRPVTYPFDRFAAELGYRSIPLDGPHNVMLSDPEALARLLLQVADHRDHGNEN
- a CDS encoding winged helix-turn-helix transcriptional regulator — its product is MERSYNQYCATARTLDIVGERWTLLLIRELLTGPKRFGDLQHNLRGLGTGLLASRMKSLERHGLVQKVTLPPPARTPAYALTQAGEELGPVVLDLARWGLKWAMEDPRDEESFHPGWAVLGLQACFQAEAAAGLRAIYEFRVGGETFHARVHDGTLETVHGPAQYPDATITTDDQTFRDIAAGTVTLAGALESHAASATGDRDALRALHTLFRLPSRTPQ